In Delphinus delphis chromosome X, mDelDel1.2, whole genome shotgun sequence, the DNA window AATAACAAGCCTGTACTGGCAGGAGCAGGGCAATATCCCTGGGATTGGATTTTCAGGGTGCTGGATCAAGTGGACAGGAATATAAGAGTGGATAAGCAAGTTTTACTGAGCGGAGGCGCTTTCTCATGCCATGGGATTTAACACACGGGCAAGGACTCCAGGAGGTGGAGGAAATTCACTGCCAGACTGGCCCTTTGAAACTTTGAGAAAGTGATGGCCCATAAGGAGAGAAGTGGAAATGCCTGCCTTGGATTGGCagatggcagaggaaggaacaaaaagGTTGAGTGATGCAGACATGCTAGAACGGACAGAAAAGGTGAGGCCAGTCACATGGCCTCATGGTTATGTCCCACTGTAGGGCTGAGAGGACACATCCCACTGTAGGACACATGTCCCACTGTAGGGCTGAGAGGACACCAAAGCCATCAGGAGTGTTCTGGTGAGAGGGGCCCCAGCATCACTAGAAGTTTGGTGGTTGCTCCCCTCTGGAGGCCAATGCCAATGATGGAAGGAAAGTGGTCCCGACCTGGGCTCATTACCACCCATGGGAGCCAACGAATTCTGACATGatagagggcagagggcagctctTAACCAAGAGATGCCAGCAAACCACATTTCCAGTAACGACCAGCAAGGTCAGAGGGGCAGTCAAGAGTGCCTGCTTGACCGGCAGAAAGCTGAGAAGATGGCTCAGACAGCATGGCTCCCTAGGGGCAACGACAGCCAGCAAAAGGCAAGAATGCAAGAGAAGGAGGGCCATCATCCCGCTAAAAAGCCACAGTCTCCTGCTCAGTTCCTGGTCCTCAGCCAATTCAGAGACTGGCCCCACTGAAGAGGTGGATGAGTCCTGAGGAGGAAGGATCCAGAAACAAGGCAGTGGGTTATGACCGTCCCTAAAGAGAATGACTGCCAGTTCTCAGGTGACTGTACCCGGAGGCTAGAAAAAGACCCAGACACTTCTACTACTACTGGACACAGGATCTGAGCTGACATTGATCCAGGAGGCCCAAAGTGTCATGATGGGGCCCCATTAGAATGGGGCTTATGAGGCCCTGACATTAAAAGGAGTTGGGAATAGAGACCGGTTCACAGTGAGCTGAATGGGTCCCTGGACCAAAATAGCAGTCATTTCTCCAGTACCCAAGCTGATAATGATAAGTGATACACTTGGCAGTTGGAGCAATGACTTCCACATTGGGTCACTGCTCTGTGGGGTAAGAGCTATCCCGGTGGGGAAAGCCAAGAGGAACCTCTGACACTGGCTCCCACCCCAGGCCAAGAGAGTAAGTCAAAAGCAGTATTGGATCCTGGTGAGCATAGGGGGCTAAAGCAGAGATTAGTGACATCATTGGAGACGTATGGGATGCAGGGGAAGAGGAGGTAGGAGAGCCACAGGGACGAAGAGAGTGGAGAAGGTGAGAAGAAGTTCTGGGAGTCTctctctgggggagggaggaagggaatggaAATGGTGAGAGGGAAGACGGAGGCTTCCACTGAATCCACTGGTAATGTTTCCTAGGGTGCTGGTGGATGCAGGAGATTTTGCTATatccttccttatccattttaacatatttgaaatagCACACCATGACTTAAAAAGTCACTGGGAGAAGTGGAAGAGGGCGGTATCCACAAACGGGCAGGCACCATCGGGGGCAGGCTCGAGGAGGAGGATTGCAGATTTACAGTGCACCCAATCTCCCCTGCTCTGAAACTTCTCCAGCACGGCCAGCTTCTCAGGTGCAGACCCAGAAAACTGGGCCTTTGAGTTCCACAGGCAAGAGGGGTTCAGACACCCCAGGACTCTCCAGGAGGTCAGCCAGAGCAGGTTGCAAGAGAGAGAGGTGACTGAAGACAGAGGAGTATGAACGGGAAGGAGCAGAAGGAAGGTATGGGAGGAATGGAGCGGTGTCAGAGTAGGAGTGGGTGGCAGACACGGGAAATTCTAACACCCATGGGCCGTATAGAAACCAAGGGAGGCACCACTCCCCAGACATCAGTACTGCTCAGCTCAGGGGAGCTGAGAACTGACAGTTCCAAGAAAAATTGAGAGACACCTGGCTATCCACACCCACCGCCATCACAACTGGTAGGCCTTGGTTGTGCGTccttcaaaactttaaaacatacttGTACATATACTTAAATGAATTCTCATATATTACATAGGATTGactggtgtgtgtgcgtgtgcgcacgCACGCAAGTGATTTAACTTACAAACGTGAATCCAAAGCCATCGTTCTGCAACTTGCAGTTGGAAGTCAGGCGGATGCTTTCGAAAGCTGTGAGAATGGCCTGATGCATTCCGTTGGACTGCCACGCTTTATGCTACTGGATGCTAAGCCACGTTGCATTCATCCATTTCCTTACTGACGGGAATTTGGAGTGTTCCCAGTTTTTCCCATCACCAACTCCCTTGTGCATGTGTTCTTGTACACTACAGGTACCAGCGTGTCTCCGGAAGGAGTACCAGGCAGCGGACTTGCAGGAGCATAGAGGAAAtagattctttcttccttccttttaaagatcTTGGGCTAAAAGcaaggactctggagtcagattgaTTGGTTTCAATCCTGCCGCTGATCCCCACGAGCCGAATGACCTTGGGCCAGTGGCCGAACCTCtcagtgcctgtttcctcaccggGAAGAGGCCAGTAATAGTTGGTACTATAGTTAAAGGCGTGTCACGCGGATGCATTATTATTTATGCCCAGCGCTTAGaagagtgccaggcacagagtgcGTGCCGGCACTAAGTTGCTTTCAATGGATTCTGCCAAATTACCTCCCCAATGCGTCTCTTGCACCACCGCCACAGGGGTTTGCTCCTAACCTCTCCCACCCTCGGAATGGTTAAGCTCTTTGAAGGTTGTCAACCTAGTGTGTGAAACCCGATTCGTGGTTTTAGTTCACATCTCCAGGATCAGCGGTGGGGAGCATCTTTTGGGGTGTAACTGGCCACTGCGATTTCCTCTTCTTTGAATTTGCCTCAGAGAGGGGGAAGGACTGATGGAGCGAGGCCAACCCCAAGTCTATCCGCCACACCCGCCTGCCAGTAACGTCTGCTGAGCCACATTTGATGGAGCAGTTGAGACAGAGACCTTACAGAACGAAAATACGATCCCTTTGCTCTCTGGCCGACCCCTGATCACTGACTGCGGGACTCCTGTGCCCATTCTCCTGTTGGGTCTTAAGGCTTGCGGTGGAAGGGAGGCTGGCAAATGCTTTCGGCGCGTGCTAGGCATCCAGCGCCTCCATCTTGACGTTTCATCCTCACCACCCGTGGAGCCCGGCGCCCTCACTCGCCGACGCCCTCGACCCCCTGTATACatgggaaacggaggctcagagctgTGACTCTAACCAGAAAGGGGAGGCGGGACAGGAGGAGGCGGGCCCAGAGGCTTGACAGAGGGAGGCACTCCCACCACCTCCTTCACCAGCCAACTGCCCGGACCGCCCACGGGCTTGCGAGCAAACCAGAGGCCCTCGGGCCCATTGGTTAGGTCTCGACGGGGGCGGGCGAACAAGGAGCCCGCTGGTTGGCGGGGGCCGGACCAATGAGGAGGCTGCGGCGCGGGCGTGAGAGGCGCGCTGAAAGTGGCGCGTCCTTTCTTTTGAGGCGAGCTCGTGCGGCGCGTGAGGTGGCTGACGCTCCCTTCTGAGCGCCGCCCGCCTAGCCCGCCGTGACCGCGACCGCGACTCGGGCCATCGACCGTCGCCCCGGTTCTGGGGCCACCCGGGTCGCGACATGAGCTCCCCGGATGAGGTGTATGTGTTGAGAAGGCGTGTCCGCCCAAAAGTCAGGGAGCGGGCCGGCGTCCGCATAGCCGGCCCCGCAGTCCCGCCGGGGCCCGACCCAGGCCCCGAGCCTGGGGAGCCGCGGAGCGGCAAGGGCGGAGGCGGCTTCCCGGACCCCGAGGGCTTCCAGTCGAAGCGGGAGATGCTGGAAGGGCGAGGGCCGGTACTGTGGGGCCGCGAAGGCCGACCTGGCTCCCCACATGAGCACACGAGGGACCTCCTGGACCTGATCGAGGAGTCTGAGGCGGCCAAGGAGGCCAACCTGCAGCAGCTGACCGACCAGGATGTGCTGGGTGTCCGCAGATACCCGGACCCCGAGGGCTTCCAGTCTGAGCAGGAGATGCTGGAAGCGCGAGGGCCGGTGCTGTGGGGCCGCGAAGGCCGACCTGGCTCCCCACATGAGCACACGAGGGACCTCCTGGACCTGATCGAGGAGTCTGAGGCGGCCAAGGAGGCCAACCTGCAGCAGCTGACCAACCAGGACGTGCTGGGCGTCCGCAGATACCCGGACCCCGAGGGCTTCCAGTCTGAGCGGGAGATGCTGGAAGCGCGAGGGCCGGTGCTGTGGGGCCGCGAAGGCCGACCTGGCTCCCCACATGAGCACACGAGGGACCTCCTGGACCTGATCGAGGAGTCTGAGGCGGCCAAGGAGGCCAACCTGCAGCAGCTGACCGACCAGGACGTGCTGGGCGTCCGCAGGTACCCGTCCCCAGAGAGGTCCACTGCCTTCAAAGAGGCCACTGGGTCGACACTGCGCCTCGAGGCGGGTCCCGGCGGTCGAGGAGCGCCCGGCCAGAGCTGTGGGGAGGCGTCGACGGCTCCAGCCGGCCCTGTCCACCTCGGTGGGCCTGAAGCGGGCCGGGCCTTGGGGAACCCTAAGAGAGGCACTAAGCGTAGGTTGAACGTGGCTGCGGATCGCCAGCGGCGCTCCGCGGAAGGCCTGGCCTGGCTGCTGTCCGACTCCGAGTCCTCAGATGAATTCAGTGAGACACAGCTGATGACGGTGAGCACTTACCGCAGAGGAGGAGGCCAGGCCAAGCCCAGCAGACCCGAGGATCCCGGGGACACTCCCAGACACTCGAAGTTCCAAGTCAGGGAGAATTACCGTCACGTGACAGGCTCTTCCCTGTCCTCGGCTCCGCGAGGACTCTCTTCGGTTGTGGAAAGGCAGGGCGTGGGAAAGCAGGGCATCTCTTCCCCTAAGAAAATGCAGAGCGTGCTGTGGGGCAAGGGGGGCAGCAAGCCCAGCTACGcgggagctgctgctgctgctgctgctgctgcttctgtttcTGCTGCTGCTCCAGGTGGCCTGCCGCAGGTCACTCCTAGGAAGAACGGAGCCCAGGAGAAGAAATCCGTCGGGGAAGCGTCCAAACTTGCCCTGGGGGGAACCTTCCGTTCCCGGGGGCAGCGAATCTCGGCAACTCCCGTGGAACCGGCCACCTTCCCCCCAATCTCTGGTATTCCGCTGCCTGGGAGACCCAAGAGTTATACCTTGGTCCTTTCGGGAACCAAACAGTCCAAGCACAGTGGCGCTGGGAAGAAATCCGTGGTCAGGTGGGCAAGGGAGTCTGAGGCGGTGGCGGGAGAAGATAAGGACCCAAATAGAGACCCAGCCCCAAAGGGCCAAGTGAGTAGGCCatgctcctcctctctccccactcttccCCCCCCCACAGCACCCAGGGCACACGTCTTCATCCATGCTGCCTCTGTCCACCCCTCAGAGGTCAGCATTGGGTGCCCCTCGGTCACTGGGTCATTACGATGCCAGATCGGGCTCCTTTTCCTAGGGACAAACATTAAGGTAGCACTTCGGGTGTCCTGGGCCCGGTTCTCCACCCTTGGCCTCTTTCCAGCCTCCTCTGGGAGACTTGGGCTGGGATGGAAGGGAGGGCTGGTAGCTGAATTGGGTCGGGGGATCCCTTAAAAGCTTCCCCGGAAGGCCTCAGTATTTAGACTCACCAGCTTCCTGAATCCTCCTTCCTAGCTGTTCCCCAGACCTTccttgcagggggcctgggctttCTCAGTGTCCCACTGTTGTGCCTAGATCAGCTCTGCCTGCTGGCCTGGGGCTGACTGAGGGAGAAAGTGCTAATGAGATCAGCCTTTCAATTCCCTTCCCAATTCCCTGCCTCACCCTGGCCCGAATCacacaactctctctctctctctctctctctctcacacacacacacacacacacacgcacacacacacacacacacacttccttagTCCAAATCGGtgagaaatttttgtttcagCTGCTCACTCACAGGCCAGGGACATCTTGTCTGCGCATGCATCGTAGAAAAGCCAGCAGTGGCGACGTCAACACCAGAGGCCCCCAAGATCCAGGAAACTCAGAACCCTTGGCCCTGAACCAGGGAGAAGTCATGCCCAGGGGGCCTGCCCCCTCAGGTGAGTGTCGTGGGTTTGAtatgaggggagggaagaggggttgAGGACAgaaacctctgcctctgtctctgccgGGGGCACAGCCTTGCTCCCAGGCAGCTTCTCCCACAGAAGACGGGGTGCTGGCAGGGCTGGCCTTGAGCCACATCATCCTCTGTGTGGGGTTTGTGCGGCCGGGGTGATCGGTGGCAGTGCCCCAAACACCTGCTCCGGGTGTAGACTTGCAGGGGAACAGCCTTTTCTGTTAAGTCCTGTTCGGCCACATTGCTCTCCCACGTGCTGGCTGTGGCTGCAGCTCTGGGAGGGTCGAATCCAGAGCCACATTGTTTGGGGACCACAGTGGCGAAATGGCTGTCCCCGGGGAACAGGGGAAGCAGGCCCAGAGACAAGGTTCTGGCTGCTGGGCAGAGCAGGGGCGGCTGGTTGCCAGCAGAGGGTGGTGCTGCCTCACCTCACTTTAGAACCCGCTTGGCCCTTTCCACCTCACTGGGAGCCTGGGAAGCTGGATTGTGTGTCCTTTCCCTCTCAGGTGACCGGGGACCACTTGACCATCCCCCAAGACCGGAAACGCAGCAGCAGCCACTGGGAACGCCCTGCTGTCCTTGGGTAATGCTTCCACTGCATCCTGGAAATGCAGGCCCAAACTCGAGGGTGGGATCTGGGTCCAAGTTCAGCTGACATGTGTgggctccccctcccctgcccccatcacgTACCCCACGGAGGGAGCCCACCTCCTTTCCACTGAGGAGCCCTTGCCAGTCTAACCACCCGGCTTTGGGGTGGAGGGCCcgggggagaggagaaggtggaggagagaggaggccagagtATACTaatcatttctcttcctcctctgtctgCTGGCCTAGTGTCTCGAGCTAAAGAGAGAAGTAGACGAACTTAAGGAGCAACTTGGTATGAGGAACCAGGGCCGGAGAGCGGTGTCTTAGTGAAGAACCCGGGTGggcacctggggtgggggtgggctgcaGGTGCGGTGGGCCTGGCAGGGACGATCATCCCTGTGGGGAGGAGAACCTCTCAGGCCTGGCCCTGGAGCTGGCTGTGCATGTACAACTGGGCGTGTGTACAAACAGCAAAGTACTGTCTGGACTGCATGCACACTTTGACAACCAGACCAGTCCTAGGGAATGTCCTTCTGATAGGACTTTTAGAGATGCCTCGTTGATTTTTCCCTTGAACTGCTGCTTGGTGTGGCTTCTAAGGTTCttgttggattgtttgtttgtgtgtgtgacaagTTCTGAGTGGTTGTGGCACGGCCCACAGCATGAGAGCTGCTGGCACATTTTGTTTCCCTTTAGGAACCGGTTCCACATTCAATTTGGGTGGTGGGGAGTGATCAGGCCCAGAGCTCTTTGCATCGGGTCTGGAGGGGTTTCAGGTATCAGGGCTAGGCGGTTCCTCACGGGGATAGGGGGACGGGCTTCTGTATCCCTCTGTCTGGAGCGCCTGCTAATGCCTGTCCCTGTTGCAGCCGCCATGCAGTACCTGGCTGACAAgttgcagaccctttgaagtgagtGTTACACACACCGTACCCCTTCCCACAGTCCTGGCTGttgagcagggctgggggctggccctGGCTTCAGGCTCTTCCCTGACTCTGCTGTTTCACAGGTTGAGCCCAGCGTCTTCCTGCAAGAGGAGCAGCTGGTACCTTTGGGGCCCTGGAGCTGTGGCCAAGCTCGTTCCCTCCTGTTCTGCCTCAGCTAGGGCTTCCTCTCCCCCTTGTtttgcccccgccccgccccagtttCACAGCAGTTTCCAATTAAAGTACCTCTCATATTCTGtgttctgccttctctctggagGGGTAGGGGTCGGGGTCGGGGtagggggccggggcggggcgctgCTCCACGTCAGAGCCTTTTCCAGAACGGTATCTGTGGCATCCTGTGGTGGGGACTCTGGGCCAGCCTCTGTTACCATCCCTGCAGTCAAGCCAGCGGAGTGTCCGAGGTCTGGGTCCTGTGTGTGCTCTGCCTGGCCACATTGGCACGTCCTCCCTTTCCCCCGAAGGCCCTCTTCTAGCTCTCTCCAAacccccctcctcctctggggtCTGGCGGTTCCCATTCATCTCTGCCATTCACCCTTCCCATCAGCAGGAACTCATGACCCCCTTCCAGAGCTCCAGTCTGGAAGCATTCACATCCTCCCTGCCCTAGCCAGCTGACCACCCTCCTCCAGCCGGGTCGTCTGTACACCCTTGAGTGGAAATTGGCCTGTCAGGTTCTATGGCGAGTGTGGttagtaggtctgtgttgttGCATGGTCCCCGTCAAATACTCTTCCACCAGCCCCGTGACACAGATTTTCCTGGAAATGATATTTCCGTGTCCCAGCTCAATCTCCCAGACTGCCTCTTTAGGACACACGAGATTGAGTCTGAACTCCATGTTCGATTTCCCCCTCACTTGAGGTTGGGGAGCACTTCCTTCCCTCAGCCAGGACCCAGGGCTGTACCAGCCTGAGACTCAGAGGGACAGATTTGTGTTTGAGTGAGGCAAGGGTGGTTCTGCCTGACACCCTTCCTGAAAGACCGGTGTTTTACTACACAAAAGGGGGTATGATGGTAGATTGGCTATTCAAGGTTGGTGACGGTGTGTCCCTGTGTGTGAATAAATGTAATCAGGGGTAATCTCCCTTGAGGGAGAAAGATGTGATTCAGGGAGTAAAGGGACTAGAGGCTGGTCCAGGTTCTGTAAGGCATTGAATGAGCAAAAGCAAGGTTCGGGTCTGTTTTGTTCAAGGGTTGTCGTTAAATTCCCAAAACATAGGAGGGGGATGATGCAGAAGTCACCAACCCCCACGACAGGGTGTCGGGATGCTCGAAATGTTGGATTCGCTGGAGGTGGCTCTCGATCCTACTCTGTGATCCTATGATGTCTGACAACTACTGTGGGTGTGGATGGAATGAGATTGGGAAGGGTGGCTCCTCAGAGTAGCTCATCTTAGAATCAGGGGACCCATATATGAGGCCACCCAACATGAGCTACCCGGGACAGGGGCAGGATGGGCGCAGTGAGGATGGGAAGTAAGGAGTGACTGCACCTGGACAATGGGGAGCACTTGGGTCCACCCTTCCCCCATATTCTCACCCTGACTCCCTTCCTGAGTCCACGGCATGAGTTCAGGTGGGCAGACCACAGGTGGGATGGGACAGTCACAGACCTCAGGGTCAGAAAAGAACGTTCGTGGGACTTAATCCTTCCCCTCAAATCCCTCCCTGGAGAAGGTGGGCTTGATTGCTGCCCAGGCCTCTGGCTGGATTCCTAGAATGTACCCAGTGCCCCACCCAGCCTGTACCAGGCTTATGTTCTAGCCCCTCTTGCTCCGGCACTGCTCCCCACTGAGCTGAGGCCATTACCAATGAGTGTGTGTGCACTTCGAGGAAACAGAGCTAGCTTAGACCTTGGACCTGCCTCTGACCAGTAGAGACAGTCATTCCAGGTCATGTGTCCCTGCAGACACTCTGGAGAGAGTGAAGCTAACTACAGGCTGGAGACAGTCATCACAGGAACTCGCTTCCCAGTGCACACTATGGATGTTAATAGAATGTTAACAGAATGTTCATAGAAACCTTATTCATAGTCACCCCAAACTGAAAGCAATCAAGATGTTATTCAACAGATGAACGAATAAAACCATACATCTATAAATGAAACATTCTTTAACGATACAAAGGAAGGAACtcttgatacatgcaacaacttggatgaatcgcAAATGCAttagctaaatgaaagaagccagtctcaaaatgttacatactgtgtgattgtgtttgtataatatttggaaaaggtaaaactatagggATGGGAAACAGATCACCAGTTATCAGAGGTTTGGGATGGGGGAGATGGTTTGACTACAAAGCAGCAGAATGAGGGAGATTTTGGGGCTGATGGAACTGTTttgtatcctgattgtggtgatagttacacaaaTCTGTCCATGTGTTAAAACTCAtggtactgaaaacaaaaaagttaattttactatgcaataaatcaaaatatatgtaactaaaaaaattaaatgtgtcatACATAAAGGCTTGGGAATCATAATGGCATGCAAAATAGTACCAGCATTCTCAAAAGTGACATTGAAAGTCAGAAAACTTTTCAGCCTGAAATTATATATCAGCTATCAAATAAGCATGAAATTAAAGGTAATATTAAAGGTAATATTTGTTCATGCAAAGTCTTAAAAGAAATTATCACCCATGGTACCTGGAGAATGAGTCCCATCAAAACACTGTGGTAAACCAAGAACAATGAAGACATTAGTTCTAGGAAGCAGAAGATCCCACTTAGGGGTTTGGTAAAGGAGTGTTCTAGGAGCGACACTCTAGGCAACCAATAAAGATTGAAACTGGGTCCAGGAAAGTGATTTCCAACAACAAAGGAATGGACATAGTtgaagattgagaaaatattgcCAATAGGCCTATGACAGAAATGTAAGCTCTTGAGGGAAGGAACGTCATCTGTTTTTCTCAGTGATGTAGCACCATGtgttagaacagtacctggcatgtgGTAAGCCCTCAATAGAGAATTGTTaaatggaaaggagagaaagagtgaaTGAGAAGAGAAGAATTTGACACAGCAAGTATACACTGACTCTTAAGGAGTTTTTCTGTGAAGGTGAGCAGAGAAAAAAGGTGTCGCTTGAAGGGAAATTGGAATCAAAAGAAGGTTTTCTTTAATTGGGAGAAACGACAACATACTTGTATGCTGATAGGAATGATGCAAAATAGAGAAAACTATTTATGAATGAGGGAAGTTTGTTTCTGATTGCCTGTATACTCTCAATGAAATGGGAAGCAAGGTCATCTGGTGAGAGCGAAGGTGGTCCATGATCAGCAAGTACCCCCTCAACTTTCCCGGATCATCTTgtgatcttcttctttcttttaaaattttatttatttatttggctgcgctgggcctCTGTggctgcacgccggctttctctagttgcggtgagcaggggctactcttcgttttggtgcgcgggcttctcattgcagtggcttctcttgttgtggagcatgggctctaggcacgcaggcttcagcagctgtggcacgcaggctctagagcacaggatccagTAGCTGtgccgcacaggcttagttgctccgtggcataggggatcttctgggaccagggatcgaacccgtgtcccctacattggcagacagattcttaaccactgtgccaccagggaagtcccgtgatcTTCTTGTATGGAACTTTTCATAATAAAGtgctgtgaaaaattaaaaagaagtgctTTTGTTCATTAAAAGGTATGATAAAAAGAGTGAAGGCAAGCTAAAAACTAGAAGATATTTACATAACATGAAATCATCAAAGAATTAAAgtatagaatacataaagaacttccacaaataaatatgcaaacaACCCAAggggaaaatgggcaaaagacactAAATGAACACCTCATAGACAAGAAAATCCCCAAGgccaagcatatgaaaagctgctcaatattattactaatattattactAATCAAGAAATTGCAGATTAAATCTACAATGAGACGCCATTTCACTATCACAAGATTGACAACAATTTTGTACTTTGTTAATatcaaatgttgatgaggatgtggaacagTTAAACACTGTTGATAGGAGTAGAAATTAGCATGACCCCATTGTAAAAACTCTGGCATGATCTAGTAATGTTGGAAATCTTCTTTCCCTATGAGATGACAATTTCAGTCTTAAAAATGAGCACTGAAGCAGCTTCCCAGCCATTTGATTCTATGGCTCACACAGAAAATGATGATTGTATGGCATACAGGAGTAAGATGACAAAGTTGTTCAGGGCCAGAACCAAGCGGTCCAGGGGCTGCTGCCTGGCTGTCTCTGGAGATGAAGGCCTCAAAGTCCCAGGTCCAAAAGTTGGAAAGCTCTGCCCTGGAAGGCTCTTGTACGTGGGCACCAGGAAACATGCGCCAGAATGTTTATAGTAGCGCTATGAATAATATCTgcccaaatggaaacaacccaaattaccCATTGACAGTAGAATGGATACATAGCTTGAGATACAGTTGATTCTTGTTATTTGTGGATTCCATACTTGCAAATTCCCCTATTtggtaaaattcatttttaaccaCAAATCAGTACCAGAGTGCTTTCCTCCTCGTTCGAGAGAGCTGTGAAAAACCTGAGTTGGTGGAATATGTTCCCAACTGAGGTCAAACAAGGTGACGCCCTGCCTTCTGGTTTCAGTCTCATACTGCAAGCAAGTGTCCTTTTCATGATTTATTTGGTGCCACatagtttgcatttttgtgcttctttGTTGGTGATTTCATAATTAAAGATGGCCTCCAAGCTTAGTGCTGAagtactgtctagtgtccttGAGTGCAAAATGACTATGACGTGCACtcaagaaaatatgtgtgttacaTAAACCTTGTTCAGGCATGATTTAtaatgctgttggctgtgaggtcagtgtta includes these proteins:
- the LOC132418160 gene encoding uncharacterized protein CXorf49 homolog; amino-acid sequence: MRRLRRGPRRDRDRDSGHRPSPRFWGHPGRDMSSPDEVYVLRRRVRPKVRERAGVRIAGPAVPPGPDPGPEPGEPRSGKGGGGFPDPEGFQSKREMLEGRGPVLWGREGRPGSPHEHTRDLLDLIEESEAANLQQLTDQDVLGVRRYPSPERSTAFKEATGSTLRLEAGPGGRGAPGQSCGEASTAPAGPVHLGGPEAGRALGNPKRGTKRRLNVAADRQRRSAEGLAWLLSDSESSDEFSETQLMTVSTYRRGGGQAKPSRPEDPGDTPRHSKFQVRENYRHVTGSSLSSAPRGLSSVVERQGVGKQGISSPKKMQSVLWGKGGSKPSYAGAAAAAAAAASVSAAAPGGLPQVTPRKNGAQEKKSVGEASKLALGGTFRSRGQRISATPVEPATFPPISGIPLPGRPKSYTLVLSGTKQSKHSGAGKKSVVRWARESEAVAGEDKDPNRDPAPKGQLLTHRPGTSCLRMHRRKASSGDVNTRGPQDPGNSEPLALNQGEVMPRGPAPSGDRGPLDHPPRPETQQQPLGTPCCPWCLELKREVDELKEQLAAMQYLADKLQTL